A genomic region of Zalophus californianus isolate mZalCal1 chromosome 11, mZalCal1.pri.v2, whole genome shotgun sequence contains the following coding sequences:
- the LRRC56 gene encoding leucine-rich repeat-containing protein 56 isoform X3: protein MDQAWDKAHGPRPSTATVQVRELSWQGLHNPRPRSKDPGSHREQLVEECLSPARLRALAQVDDLRLVNMLEMCVNTRENSLGNFGVHLPNLSQLKLNGSCLGSVRDLGTSLGHLQVLWLARCGLTDLDGIGSFPALKELYVSYNNVSDLSPLCLLEQLEVLDLEGNSVEDLGQVHYLHLCPRLATLTLEGNLVCLRPGPSPSNKVPRGYNYRAEVRKLIPQLQVLDEVPATHTGLPASQKLDQDWLMVKEAIKEGSVLDGLLPGLDHPHGAPIQRLSSELSLTETQPWAPRPWPLSLLVTGGPLPESLLPKDPAPEDDTSNLTHGAGRVLCGNPTKGLRERRHQCQAWAGPEQLPPHRLKDLAASVPGPDSTDSSDPLALARLPACRELCLRSLPGRSLESQQEGATAPWGPWRGPEEQENKSRPKTPSSPLCLAPEPSRTLGCNLTPSPPKTPMPSDSSNSYWGSTGLQFRRRRFRALCSLGPGLGQGPGLGQGLATVTDLRALEVTSGPSPRAQGCPGSKPAPDSAARSPRLRCMPHLNPITPAQSHP, encoded by the exons ATGGACCAGGCCTGGGACAAAGCCCACGGGCCTCGGCCAAGCACAGCCACTGTCCAAGTGCGGGAGCTGAGCTGGCAAGGCCTGCACAACCCCCGCCCACGGAGCAAGGACCCAGGCAGCCACAGGGAGCAGCTGGTAGAGGAGTGCCTGTCACCTGCCCGACTG CGGGCCCTGGCCCAGGTAGATGACCTTCGACTGGTGAACATGCTGGAGATGTGTGTCAACACCCGTGAGAACAGCCTGGGGAACTTTG GGGTGCACCTGCCCAACCTCAGCCAGCTGAAGCTGAACGGCAGCTGCCTGGGCTCCGTGAG AGACCTGGGCACTTCCCTGGGCCACTTGCAGGTGCTGTGGCTGGCTCGCTGCGGCCTGACTGACTTGGATGGCATTGGCTCCTTCCCGGCCCTGAAG GAACTCTACGTCTCCTACAACAACGTCTCAGACCTGAGCCCGCTGTGCCTGCTGGAGCAGCTGGAGGTGCTAGACCTGGAGGGCAACAGCGTGGAGGACCTGGGGCAGGTGCACTATCTGCACCTGTGCCCGAGGCTGGCCACACTCACCCTGGAGGGCAACCTGGTGTGCCTGCGGCCAGGGCCCAGCCCTTCCAACAAG GTGCCACGGGGCTACAACTATCGGGCAGAGGTGAGGAAGCTCATCCCCCAGCTGCAGGTCCTGGATGAGGTACCAGCCACACACACAGGCCTACCGGCCTCCCAGAAGCTGGACCAGGACTGGCTCATGGTGAAGGAGGCCATCAAGGAGGGCAGTGTCTTGGATGGCCTGCTCCCTGGGCTGG ATCATCCCCATGGAGCCCCCATTCAGAGACTCAGCTCCGAGCTCTCCTTGACTGAGACCCAGCCATGGGCCCCCAGGCCATGGCCCCTCTCCCTACTGGTCACTGGGGGTCCTCTGCCTGAAAGCCTGCTTCCCAAGGACCCAGCTCCAGAGGATGACACCAGCAACCTCACCCATG GTGCTGGCCGAGTCCTCTGCGGGAACCCCACCAAAGGCCTGCGGGAGCGTCGACACCAGTGCCAG GCCTGGGCAGGTCCGGAGCAGCTGCCCCCACACAGGCTGAAGGACCTGGCTGCCTCCGTCCCAGGGCCTGATTCTACAGACAGCAGTGACCCCCTGGCCTTGGCGAGGCTTCCAGCCTGCAGGGAGCTGTGCCTGCG cTCCCTCCCTGGTAGGTCCCTGGAGTCCCAGCAAGAAGGTGCCACAGCCCCCTGGGGCCCTTGGAGGGGCCCTGAAGAGCAAGAGAACAAGTCCAGGCCCAAGACTCCCTCCAGCCCCCTATGCCTGGCCCCAG AGCCTTCCAGGACTTTGGGCTGTAACctgaccccctctccccccaagaCGCCCATGCCTTCTGATTCTAGCAACAGTTACTGGGGGTCCACAGGCCTGCAGTTCCGGAGGCGGAGGTTCAGAGCCCTATGTAGCTTAGGGCCTGGCTTAGGGCAGGGACCTGGCCTAGGGCAGGGATTGGCTACAGTGACGGATCTGAGAGCCCTGGAGGTGACCTCAGGCCCAAGCCCTAGAGCCCAAGGATGTCCAGGCTCAAAGCCAGCACCAGATTCAGCAGCCAGATCCCCCCGCCTCCGGTGCATGCCACACCTGAACCCTATCACCCCAGCCCAATCCCACCCCTAG
- the HRAS gene encoding GTPase HRas isoform X2: MTEYKLVVVGAGGVGKSALTIQLIQNHFVDEYDPTIEDSYRKQVVIDGETCLLDILDTAGQEEYSAMRDQYMRTGEGFLCVFAINNTKSFEDIHQYREQIKRVKDSDDVPMVLVGNKCDLAARTVESRQAQDLARSYGIPYIETSAKTRQGSRSGSGSSSGTLWDPPGPP; encoded by the exons ATGACAGAATATAAGCTTGTGGTGGTGGGTGCTGGAGGTGTGGGGAAGAGTGCCCTGACCATCCAGCTCATCCAGAACCACTTCGTGGATGAGTATGACCCCACCATCGAG GACTCCTATCGGAAGCAAGTGGTTATCGATGGCGAGACGTGCCTGCTGGACATTTTGGACACGGCGGGCCAGGAAGAATATAGCGCCATGCGGGACCAGTACATGCGCACCGGAGAAGGCTTCCTGTGTGTGTTTGCCATCAACAACACCAAGTCCTTCGAGGACATCCACCAGTACCG GGAGCAGATCAAGCGAGTGAAGGACTCCGATGACGTGCCCATGGTGCTGGTGGGGAACAAGTGTGACCTGGCTGCCCGCACCGTGGAGTCCCGGCAGGCGCAGGACCTCGCCCGCAGCTATGGCATCCCCTACATCGAGACGTCGGCCAAGACACGCCAG GGCAGCCGCTCTGGCTCTGGCTCCAGCTCCGGGACCCTCTGGGACCCTCCGGGACCCCCGTGA
- the HRAS gene encoding GTPase HRas isoform X1 has product MTEYKLVVVGAGGVGKSALTIQLIQNHFVDEYDPTIEDSYRKQVVIDGETCLLDILDTAGQEEYSAMRDQYMRTGEGFLCVFAINNTKSFEDIHQYREQIKRVKDSDDVPMVLVGNKCDLAARTVESRQAQDLARSYGIPYIETSAKTRQGVEDAFYTLVREIRQHKVRKLSPPDEGGPGCMSCKCLLS; this is encoded by the exons ATGACAGAATATAAGCTTGTGGTGGTGGGTGCTGGAGGTGTGGGGAAGAGTGCCCTGACCATCCAGCTCATCCAGAACCACTTCGTGGATGAGTATGACCCCACCATCGAG GACTCCTATCGGAAGCAAGTGGTTATCGATGGCGAGACGTGCCTGCTGGACATTTTGGACACGGCGGGCCAGGAAGAATATAGCGCCATGCGGGACCAGTACATGCGCACCGGAGAAGGCTTCCTGTGTGTGTTTGCCATCAACAACACCAAGTCCTTCGAGGACATCCACCAGTACCG GGAGCAGATCAAGCGAGTGAAGGACTCCGATGACGTGCCCATGGTGCTGGTGGGGAACAAGTGTGACCTGGCTGCCCGCACCGTGGAGTCCCGGCAGGCGCAGGACCTCGCCCGCAGCTATGGCATCCCCTACATCGAGACGTCGGCCAAGACACGCCAG GGCGTGGAGGATGCCTTCTACACGCTGGTGCGAGAGATCCGGCAGCACAAGGTGCGAAAGCTGAGCCCGCCTGACGAGGGTGGCCCCGGCTGCATGAGCTGCAAGTGCCTGCTCTCCTGA
- the LRRC56 gene encoding leucine-rich repeat-containing protein 56 isoform X4, giving the protein MDQAWDKAHGPRPSTATVQVRELSWQGLHNPRPRSKDPGSHREQLVEECLSPARLRALAQVDDLRLVNMLEMCVNTRENSLGNFGVHLPNLSQLKLNGSCLGSVRDLGTSLGHLQVLWLARCGLTDLDGIGSFPALKELYVSYNNVSDLSPLCLLEQLEVLDLEGNSVEDLGQVHYLHLCPRLATLTLEGNLVCLRPGPSPSNKVPRGYNYRAEVRKLIPQLQVLDEVPATHTGLPASQKLDQDWLMVKEAIKEGSVLDGLLPGLDHPHGAPIQRLSSELSLTETQPWAPRPWPLSLLVTGGPLPESLLPKDPAPEDDTSNLTHGAGRVLCGNPTKGLRERRHQCQAWAGPEQLPPHRLKDLAASVPGPDSTDSSDPLALARLPACRELCLRSLESQQEGATAPWGPWRGPEEQENKSRPKTPSSPLCLAPEPSRTLGCNLTPSPPKTPMPSDSSNSYWGSTGLQFRRRRFRALCSLGPGLGQGPGLGQGLATVTDLRALEVTSGPSPRAQGCPGSKPAPDSAARSPRLRCMPHLNPITPAQSHP; this is encoded by the exons ATGGACCAGGCCTGGGACAAAGCCCACGGGCCTCGGCCAAGCACAGCCACTGTCCAAGTGCGGGAGCTGAGCTGGCAAGGCCTGCACAACCCCCGCCCACGGAGCAAGGACCCAGGCAGCCACAGGGAGCAGCTGGTAGAGGAGTGCCTGTCACCTGCCCGACTG CGGGCCCTGGCCCAGGTAGATGACCTTCGACTGGTGAACATGCTGGAGATGTGTGTCAACACCCGTGAGAACAGCCTGGGGAACTTTG GGGTGCACCTGCCCAACCTCAGCCAGCTGAAGCTGAACGGCAGCTGCCTGGGCTCCGTGAG AGACCTGGGCACTTCCCTGGGCCACTTGCAGGTGCTGTGGCTGGCTCGCTGCGGCCTGACTGACTTGGATGGCATTGGCTCCTTCCCGGCCCTGAAG GAACTCTACGTCTCCTACAACAACGTCTCAGACCTGAGCCCGCTGTGCCTGCTGGAGCAGCTGGAGGTGCTAGACCTGGAGGGCAACAGCGTGGAGGACCTGGGGCAGGTGCACTATCTGCACCTGTGCCCGAGGCTGGCCACACTCACCCTGGAGGGCAACCTGGTGTGCCTGCGGCCAGGGCCCAGCCCTTCCAACAAG GTGCCACGGGGCTACAACTATCGGGCAGAGGTGAGGAAGCTCATCCCCCAGCTGCAGGTCCTGGATGAGGTACCAGCCACACACACAGGCCTACCGGCCTCCCAGAAGCTGGACCAGGACTGGCTCATGGTGAAGGAGGCCATCAAGGAGGGCAGTGTCTTGGATGGCCTGCTCCCTGGGCTGG ATCATCCCCATGGAGCCCCCATTCAGAGACTCAGCTCCGAGCTCTCCTTGACTGAGACCCAGCCATGGGCCCCCAGGCCATGGCCCCTCTCCCTACTGGTCACTGGGGGTCCTCTGCCTGAAAGCCTGCTTCCCAAGGACCCAGCTCCAGAGGATGACACCAGCAACCTCACCCATG GTGCTGGCCGAGTCCTCTGCGGGAACCCCACCAAAGGCCTGCGGGAGCGTCGACACCAGTGCCAG GCCTGGGCAGGTCCGGAGCAGCTGCCCCCACACAGGCTGAAGGACCTGGCTGCCTCCGTCCCAGGGCCTGATTCTACAGACAGCAGTGACCCCCTGGCCTTGGCGAGGCTTCCAGCCTGCAGGGAGCTGTGCCTGCG GTCCCTGGAGTCCCAGCAAGAAGGTGCCACAGCCCCCTGGGGCCCTTGGAGGGGCCCTGAAGAGCAAGAGAACAAGTCCAGGCCCAAGACTCCCTCCAGCCCCCTATGCCTGGCCCCAG AGCCTTCCAGGACTTTGGGCTGTAACctgaccccctctccccccaagaCGCCCATGCCTTCTGATTCTAGCAACAGTTACTGGGGGTCCACAGGCCTGCAGTTCCGGAGGCGGAGGTTCAGAGCCCTATGTAGCTTAGGGCCTGGCTTAGGGCAGGGACCTGGCCTAGGGCAGGGATTGGCTACAGTGACGGATCTGAGAGCCCTGGAGGTGACCTCAGGCCCAAGCCCTAGAGCCCAAGGATGTCCAGGCTCAAAGCCAGCACCAGATTCAGCAGCCAGATCCCCCCGCCTCCGGTGCATGCCACACCTGAACCCTATCACCCCAGCCCAATCCCACCCCTAG
- the LRRC56 gene encoding leucine-rich repeat-containing protein 56 isoform X2 gives MDQAWDKAHGPRPSTATVQVRELSWQGLHNPRPRSKDPGSHREQLVEECLSPARLRALAQVDDLRLVNMLEMCVNTRENSLGNFGVHLPNLSQLKLNGSCLGSVRDLGTSLGHLQVLWLARCGLTDLDGIGSFPALKELYVSYNNVSDLSPLCLLEQLEVLDLEGNSVEDLGQVHYLHLCPRLATLTLEGNLVCLRPGPSPSNKVRVVGTHHAQEGKVPRGYNYRAEVRKLIPQLQVLDEVPATHTGLPASQKLDQDWLMVKEAIKEGSVLDGLLPGLDHPHGAPIQRLSSELSLTETQPWAPRPWPLSLLVTGGPLPESLLPKDPAPEDDTSNLTHGAGRVLCGNPTKGLRERRHQCQAWAGPEQLPPHRLKDLAASVPGPDSTDSSDPLALARLPACRELCLRSLESQQEGATAPWGPWRGPEEQENKSRPKTPSSPLCLAPEPSRTLGCNLTPSPPKTPMPSDSSNSYWGSTGLQFRRRRFRALCSLGPGLGQGPGLGQGLATVTDLRALEVTSGPSPRAQGCPGSKPAPDSAARSPRLRCMPHLNPITPAQSHP, from the exons ATGGACCAGGCCTGGGACAAAGCCCACGGGCCTCGGCCAAGCACAGCCACTGTCCAAGTGCGGGAGCTGAGCTGGCAAGGCCTGCACAACCCCCGCCCACGGAGCAAGGACCCAGGCAGCCACAGGGAGCAGCTGGTAGAGGAGTGCCTGTCACCTGCCCGACTG CGGGCCCTGGCCCAGGTAGATGACCTTCGACTGGTGAACATGCTGGAGATGTGTGTCAACACCCGTGAGAACAGCCTGGGGAACTTTG GGGTGCACCTGCCCAACCTCAGCCAGCTGAAGCTGAACGGCAGCTGCCTGGGCTCCGTGAG AGACCTGGGCACTTCCCTGGGCCACTTGCAGGTGCTGTGGCTGGCTCGCTGCGGCCTGACTGACTTGGATGGCATTGGCTCCTTCCCGGCCCTGAAG GAACTCTACGTCTCCTACAACAACGTCTCAGACCTGAGCCCGCTGTGCCTGCTGGAGCAGCTGGAGGTGCTAGACCTGGAGGGCAACAGCGTGGAGGACCTGGGGCAGGTGCACTATCTGCACCTGTGCCCGAGGCTGGCCACACTCACCCTGGAGGGCAACCTGGTGTGCCTGCGGCCAGGGCCCAGCCCTTCCAACAAGGTGCGTGTGGTGGGCACCCACCATGCACAGGAGGGCAAG GTGCCACGGGGCTACAACTATCGGGCAGAGGTGAGGAAGCTCATCCCCCAGCTGCAGGTCCTGGATGAGGTACCAGCCACACACACAGGCCTACCGGCCTCCCAGAAGCTGGACCAGGACTGGCTCATGGTGAAGGAGGCCATCAAGGAGGGCAGTGTCTTGGATGGCCTGCTCCCTGGGCTGG ATCATCCCCATGGAGCCCCCATTCAGAGACTCAGCTCCGAGCTCTCCTTGACTGAGACCCAGCCATGGGCCCCCAGGCCATGGCCCCTCTCCCTACTGGTCACTGGGGGTCCTCTGCCTGAAAGCCTGCTTCCCAAGGACCCAGCTCCAGAGGATGACACCAGCAACCTCACCCATG GTGCTGGCCGAGTCCTCTGCGGGAACCCCACCAAAGGCCTGCGGGAGCGTCGACACCAGTGCCAG GCCTGGGCAGGTCCGGAGCAGCTGCCCCCACACAGGCTGAAGGACCTGGCTGCCTCCGTCCCAGGGCCTGATTCTACAGACAGCAGTGACCCCCTGGCCTTGGCGAGGCTTCCAGCCTGCAGGGAGCTGTGCCTGCG GTCCCTGGAGTCCCAGCAAGAAGGTGCCACAGCCCCCTGGGGCCCTTGGAGGGGCCCTGAAGAGCAAGAGAACAAGTCCAGGCCCAAGACTCCCTCCAGCCCCCTATGCCTGGCCCCAG AGCCTTCCAGGACTTTGGGCTGTAACctgaccccctctccccccaagaCGCCCATGCCTTCTGATTCTAGCAACAGTTACTGGGGGTCCACAGGCCTGCAGTTCCGGAGGCGGAGGTTCAGAGCCCTATGTAGCTTAGGGCCTGGCTTAGGGCAGGGACCTGGCCTAGGGCAGGGATTGGCTACAGTGACGGATCTGAGAGCCCTGGAGGTGACCTCAGGCCCAAGCCCTAGAGCCCAAGGATGTCCAGGCTCAAAGCCAGCACCAGATTCAGCAGCCAGATCCCCCCGCCTCCGGTGCATGCCACACCTGAACCCTATCACCCCAGCCCAATCCCACCCCTAG
- the LRRC56 gene encoding leucine-rich repeat-containing protein 56 isoform X1, with protein MDQAWDKAHGPRPSTATVQVRELSWQGLHNPRPRSKDPGSHREQLVEECLSPARLRALAQVDDLRLVNMLEMCVNTRENSLGNFGVHLPNLSQLKLNGSCLGSVRDLGTSLGHLQVLWLARCGLTDLDGIGSFPALKELYVSYNNVSDLSPLCLLEQLEVLDLEGNSVEDLGQVHYLHLCPRLATLTLEGNLVCLRPGPSPSNKVRVVGTHHAQEGKVPRGYNYRAEVRKLIPQLQVLDEVPATHTGLPASQKLDQDWLMVKEAIKEGSVLDGLLPGLDHPHGAPIQRLSSELSLTETQPWAPRPWPLSLLVTGGPLPESLLPKDPAPEDDTSNLTHGAGRVLCGNPTKGLRERRHQCQAWAGPEQLPPHRLKDLAASVPGPDSTDSSDPLALARLPACRELCLRSLPGRSLESQQEGATAPWGPWRGPEEQENKSRPKTPSSPLCLAPEPSRTLGCNLTPSPPKTPMPSDSSNSYWGSTGLQFRRRRFRALCSLGPGLGQGPGLGQGLATVTDLRALEVTSGPSPRAQGCPGSKPAPDSAARSPRLRCMPHLNPITPAQSHP; from the exons ATGGACCAGGCCTGGGACAAAGCCCACGGGCCTCGGCCAAGCACAGCCACTGTCCAAGTGCGGGAGCTGAGCTGGCAAGGCCTGCACAACCCCCGCCCACGGAGCAAGGACCCAGGCAGCCACAGGGAGCAGCTGGTAGAGGAGTGCCTGTCACCTGCCCGACTG CGGGCCCTGGCCCAGGTAGATGACCTTCGACTGGTGAACATGCTGGAGATGTGTGTCAACACCCGTGAGAACAGCCTGGGGAACTTTG GGGTGCACCTGCCCAACCTCAGCCAGCTGAAGCTGAACGGCAGCTGCCTGGGCTCCGTGAG AGACCTGGGCACTTCCCTGGGCCACTTGCAGGTGCTGTGGCTGGCTCGCTGCGGCCTGACTGACTTGGATGGCATTGGCTCCTTCCCGGCCCTGAAG GAACTCTACGTCTCCTACAACAACGTCTCAGACCTGAGCCCGCTGTGCCTGCTGGAGCAGCTGGAGGTGCTAGACCTGGAGGGCAACAGCGTGGAGGACCTGGGGCAGGTGCACTATCTGCACCTGTGCCCGAGGCTGGCCACACTCACCCTGGAGGGCAACCTGGTGTGCCTGCGGCCAGGGCCCAGCCCTTCCAACAAGGTGCGTGTGGTGGGCACCCACCATGCACAGGAGGGCAAG GTGCCACGGGGCTACAACTATCGGGCAGAGGTGAGGAAGCTCATCCCCCAGCTGCAGGTCCTGGATGAGGTACCAGCCACACACACAGGCCTACCGGCCTCCCAGAAGCTGGACCAGGACTGGCTCATGGTGAAGGAGGCCATCAAGGAGGGCAGTGTCTTGGATGGCCTGCTCCCTGGGCTGG ATCATCCCCATGGAGCCCCCATTCAGAGACTCAGCTCCGAGCTCTCCTTGACTGAGACCCAGCCATGGGCCCCCAGGCCATGGCCCCTCTCCCTACTGGTCACTGGGGGTCCTCTGCCTGAAAGCCTGCTTCCCAAGGACCCAGCTCCAGAGGATGACACCAGCAACCTCACCCATG GTGCTGGCCGAGTCCTCTGCGGGAACCCCACCAAAGGCCTGCGGGAGCGTCGACACCAGTGCCAG GCCTGGGCAGGTCCGGAGCAGCTGCCCCCACACAGGCTGAAGGACCTGGCTGCCTCCGTCCCAGGGCCTGATTCTACAGACAGCAGTGACCCCCTGGCCTTGGCGAGGCTTCCAGCCTGCAGGGAGCTGTGCCTGCG cTCCCTCCCTGGTAGGTCCCTGGAGTCCCAGCAAGAAGGTGCCACAGCCCCCTGGGGCCCTTGGAGGGGCCCTGAAGAGCAAGAGAACAAGTCCAGGCCCAAGACTCCCTCCAGCCCCCTATGCCTGGCCCCAG AGCCTTCCAGGACTTTGGGCTGTAACctgaccccctctccccccaagaCGCCCATGCCTTCTGATTCTAGCAACAGTTACTGGGGGTCCACAGGCCTGCAGTTCCGGAGGCGGAGGTTCAGAGCCCTATGTAGCTTAGGGCCTGGCTTAGGGCAGGGACCTGGCCTAGGGCAGGGATTGGCTACAGTGACGGATCTGAGAGCCCTGGAGGTGACCTCAGGCCCAAGCCCTAGAGCCCAAGGATGTCCAGGCTCAAAGCCAGCACCAGATTCAGCAGCCAGATCCCCCCGCCTCCGGTGCATGCCACACCTGAACCCTATCACCCCAGCCCAATCCCACCCCTAG